In Fodinibius saliphilus, a genomic segment contains:
- a CDS encoding LptF/LptG family permease, with protein sequence MRFIPNKLQLDVLRRHIGPFVFCFFTLMFLLLMQFLILYIDMLVGKGLPLGIILDLIVTNLASMVVLAVPMAVLVACLMAYGKFTELNELTAIRAAGINPFHVITPVLTAATLLSIFLIWFSNDVLPDANQRARSLFIDIRLKKPGFDLKPNEFYEGIDNYTFLVKRITHESDSLHDVTIYQHPTQNRKEAIIKAQKGRLDSEADGQTLTLYLKDGTILRKMDRRKKYKSIDVFEETAFDRYRISFDLSELAFSRSNPEDRSRNDRTMDIEAMMTVVDSLQKEVVSQKKSIINNKSYIIPFQDTTSNKRPDRITTTDTTSKAMESKFIALQYLETKKEQNQLKSITLSLLRSYKSTLSDVATDTEWRIGKIAQYLVEVHKKFSIPIACIVFVLIGAPIGMYTKKGNLGYAALIGTVFLTFYWISIIQGEKLADRLFITPFTGMWFSNILLGIIGLYLTIRFCTSFKFSNLWKNRG encoded by the coding sequence ATGAGATTTATACCAAATAAGCTACAACTCGACGTACTTAGACGGCATATAGGGCCATTTGTTTTTTGTTTCTTTACCCTGATGTTTTTACTACTGATGCAGTTCTTGATCTTATATATCGACATGCTTGTCGGTAAAGGACTTCCCTTGGGTATCATTCTCGACCTTATTGTAACCAACCTTGCCTCTATGGTAGTATTAGCCGTACCAATGGCTGTGCTTGTTGCCTGTCTAATGGCCTATGGCAAATTCACTGAACTCAATGAACTTACAGCTATTCGGGCAGCTGGTATTAATCCTTTCCACGTTATAACCCCGGTTTTAACCGCAGCAACCCTCCTCTCTATCTTTCTGATATGGTTCTCTAATGATGTACTACCTGATGCCAATCAAAGAGCTCGTTCATTATTTATAGATATCCGGCTTAAAAAACCCGGTTTTGATTTAAAACCCAATGAGTTTTATGAAGGGATAGATAATTATACATTTCTGGTCAAACGCATTACTCACGAATCAGATTCACTCCATGACGTCACGATTTATCAGCACCCCACTCAAAATCGAAAAGAAGCAATTATTAAGGCCCAAAAAGGACGTCTTGACAGTGAAGCCGACGGGCAAACGCTTACTCTTTACCTGAAAGATGGGACCATCCTTCGAAAAATGGATCGAAGAAAAAAATATAAATCCATTGATGTATTTGAAGAAACTGCTTTCGATCGTTACCGCATAAGCTTTGATCTTTCAGAACTTGCCTTTTCGAGGTCAAATCCGGAAGACCGTTCTCGAAACGACCGCACAATGGATATTGAAGCAATGATGACTGTCGTTGATTCCCTGCAAAAAGAAGTGGTTTCCCAAAAAAAATCCATTATCAATAATAAATCCTACATTATTCCATTCCAGGATACCACAAGCAATAAAAGACCAGATCGTATCACCACGACAGATACAACAAGTAAAGCTATGGAAAGCAAGTTTATTGCCCTGCAATACCTAGAAACAAAAAAAGAACAGAACCAACTTAAATCTATCACACTTTCTTTGCTTCGTAGTTATAAATCAACACTCAGCGATGTAGCTACAGACACAGAGTGGCGAATTGGGAAGATTGCACAATACCTAGTTGAAGTACATAAAAAGTTTTCTATACCTATTGCCTGTATCGTTTTTGTCCTGATTGGCGCACCTATTGGTATGTACACTAAAAAAGGTAATCTGGGGTATGCTGCCCTCATCGGAACTGTATTTCTAACTTTTTATTGGATCTCTATTATACAAGGTGAAAAGCTTGCGGACAGGCTCTTCATCACTCCTTTTACGGGAATGTGGTTTTCTAATATATTATTGGGGATAATAGGTCTTTACTTGACTATTCGATTCTGTACTTCCTTTAAATTTTCAAATCTTTGGAAAAATCGTGGCTAA
- the folD gene encoding bifunctional methylenetetrahydrofolate dehydrogenase/methenyltetrahydrofolate cyclohydrolase FolD yields the protein MSAKIIDGKKVAQLTRDEVRKDVNDWIKAGNRAPFLQVVLVGNNPASDVYVGAKTRACKEVGIETDTMRLPDTISAKELEATIQELNNDESVDGILVQLPLPNHLSSHNVIESIDYRKDVDGFHPMNVGRLTVGQPSFRSCTPAGIIELFKHYSIQTKGKHAVVVGASNIVGRPISILLNKEKGKEGKATTTVCHKFTKDLTQHTISADILIVAAGQPNLIKGEMVKEGVVVVDVGINRVADETKEKGYSLVGDCDFDSVKEKASWITPVPGGVGPMTVAMLMKNTLLAAKNSIYPK from the coding sequence ATGTCAGCCAAAATCATTGACGGTAAAAAAGTTGCACAATTAACGCGTGATGAAGTTAGAAAAGATGTAAATGACTGGATAAAAGCGGGGAACCGAGCCCCTTTCTTGCAAGTGGTTTTAGTAGGAAATAATCCTGCTTCAGATGTATATGTAGGAGCAAAAACCAGAGCGTGTAAAGAGGTAGGTATTGAAACTGATACCATGCGCCTTCCTGATACTATTTCAGCTAAAGAACTGGAAGCTACGATACAGGAATTGAATAATGATGAGTCGGTGGATGGTATTTTGGTGCAGTTGCCGTTACCCAACCATTTGTCGTCGCATAACGTGATTGAATCTATTGATTATCGAAAAGATGTGGATGGATTTCATCCCATGAATGTTGGAAGGTTAACAGTAGGTCAACCCAGCTTTCGGTCTTGTACACCGGCCGGTATTATTGAGTTGTTCAAGCACTATAGCATTCAAACGAAGGGTAAACATGCTGTTGTAGTTGGAGCAAGTAATATCGTTGGTCGGCCAATATCTATTTTGCTTAATAAAGAGAAAGGAAAAGAAGGAAAAGCTACTACTACAGTATGCCACAAGTTTACTAAAGATTTGACTCAACATACTATTTCTGCTGATATCCTCATTGTAGCAGCAGGGCAACCGAATCTCATTAAAGGTGAAATGGTGAAAGAAGGGGTAGTCGTCGTTGATGTCGGGATTAATCGTGTGGCTGATGAAACCAAAGAGAAAGGTTATAGCTTAGTAGGCGACTGTGACTTTGATAGTGTAAAAGAAAAAGCCAGCTGGATTACTCCGGTCCCCGGTGGTGTGGGCCCTATGACGGTAGCGATGTTAATGAAGAATACGTTACTCGCGGCCAAAAACTCTATCTACCCCAAATAG
- a CDS encoding LptF/LptG family permease: MAKKIDKYIFSRLLVITLFVIIALVFIFIVIDFSENSEDFTDKGATFAQIFGTYYLNYIPEMVRLITPVAAFIACLYLTGQMTERLEIIALKAAGISLYRLLVPYLVFAFIASISISYLDGYVIPDANEKRIAFEAEYLQGKSNRVDRNQIFRQENEQSIFKINYYNPNDSVGHRVEVTNFEGDSISRTLYIQKMIWQAKSNSWKLEQIDEKKFTALGYQSTHIDSIDTTLNILPRDLARKTSDVYQLTYPEAENYISSIERSGAGNVGLPKVQLYGRYAYPFSIIVVMIVGFALASVKRSGGKGFYIAAGLTVSFLYLVMMKVIEPFGGKGEIDPLLAAVLPHLIFLVLGIGILLNSRK; the protein is encoded by the coding sequence GTGGCTAAAAAGATAGATAAATATATATTTTCCCGGTTATTGGTCATCACTCTTTTCGTGATCATTGCACTGGTGTTTATTTTTATTGTCATTGATTTCTCTGAAAACAGCGAAGATTTTACCGACAAAGGTGCCACCTTTGCCCAAATATTTGGTACTTATTACCTGAACTATATCCCAGAAATGGTCAGGCTTATTACTCCAGTTGCCGCTTTTATTGCATGCCTGTACCTAACCGGGCAAATGACCGAGCGACTAGAAATTATCGCCCTCAAGGCCGCAGGTATTAGTCTATATCGCCTATTAGTTCCCTACCTTGTTTTTGCTTTTATCGCCTCTATATCTATCAGTTACCTTGATGGTTATGTCATACCTGATGCCAATGAAAAACGGATCGCATTTGAAGCAGAATATCTGCAAGGTAAATCTAATCGGGTAGATCGAAACCAGATTTTTAGACAGGAAAACGAACAATCTATTTTTAAAATAAATTATTATAATCCCAATGACAGCGTAGGTCATCGTGTTGAGGTTACGAACTTCGAAGGAGACAGTATCAGCAGAACATTGTACATTCAAAAGATGATCTGGCAAGCTAAAAGCAACAGTTGGAAACTTGAACAGATCGACGAAAAAAAGTTTACCGCATTAGGTTATCAATCAACTCATATTGATTCGATAGATACAACCCTTAATATTTTGCCCCGTGACTTAGCTCGTAAAACATCTGATGTATATCAACTTACATATCCCGAGGCAGAAAATTACATCTCATCGATAGAACGCAGCGGGGCTGGCAATGTAGGGCTTCCAAAAGTACAGCTATATGGCCGCTATGCCTATCCGTTTTCTATTATAGTAGTGATGATCGTCGGTTTTGCCCTGGCATCAGTAAAAAGAAGTGGTGGCAAAGGATTCTATATAGCAGCCGGCCTTACCGTTAGCTTCCTCTATTTAGTAATGATGAAAGTAATAGAGCCCTTTGGAGGTAAAGGGGAAATAGATCCATTGCTGGCCGCAGTACTGCCTCACCTCATTTTCTTGGTTCTGGGTATTGGCATACTTCTCAATAGCCGTAAATAA
- a CDS encoding sigma-54-dependent transcriptional regulator — translation MAQPTVLVTDDEKSIRNSLRDILEFEDYTVLEAENGKQVFEVLGEKTVDLMLLDIKMKGMDGMEILSKLKENNYHFPVIMISGHGNIEVAVEATKKGAFDFIEKPPDLNRLLVSVRNALDQYRLSEENKTMKSRLPKVPEIIGQSDAIKKIKKTIDKVARTNSRVMVTGENGTGKELVARWIHEKSNRSNGPFVEVNCAAIPADLFESELFGHEKGAFTGASSQRIGKFEQADGGTLFLDEVGDMSPDAQAKVLRALQENVITRVGGSKKISVDVRVIAATNKELLNEIEEGNFREDLYHRLNVIPINVPPLRKRRKDIPLLAKNWLNQLAEKDIMFSGISFSKGALEALTKEDWSGNVRELQNAIERLGLLADGTEISKEKVQNLTLSGHKKSGGIDDLVEEINKFKDFKESAERLFLFRKLEEHDWNISQTAKSIGIQRSHMYNKMKKYDIQR, via the coding sequence ATGGCCCAACCCACGGTTTTAGTTACTGACGATGAAAAAAGTATACGGAATTCACTCCGGGATATTCTAGAGTTTGAGGACTATACAGTTCTTGAAGCAGAGAATGGGAAACAAGTTTTTGAGGTGCTGGGGGAGAAGACCGTAGATTTAATGTTATTGGATATCAAGATGAAGGGCATGGATGGAATGGAAATTCTATCGAAGCTTAAGGAGAATAACTATCATTTTCCGGTTATTATGATTTCGGGCCATGGCAATATCGAAGTTGCTGTTGAAGCTACTAAGAAGGGGGCTTTTGATTTTATTGAGAAGCCTCCGGACCTAAATCGTTTGTTAGTAAGTGTACGAAATGCGTTGGATCAATATCGGCTTTCTGAGGAAAATAAGACTATGAAATCGCGACTGCCCAAAGTCCCGGAAATAATTGGTCAGAGCGATGCTATTAAGAAAATAAAAAAAACCATAGATAAGGTGGCCCGTACAAACTCGCGGGTTATGGTTACCGGAGAAAATGGAACCGGTAAAGAATTGGTAGCCCGATGGATTCATGAAAAAAGTAATCGTAGTAATGGGCCTTTTGTAGAGGTTAACTGTGCTGCAATTCCTGCCGACCTGTTTGAAAGTGAACTGTTTGGACACGAGAAAGGGGCTTTTACAGGTGCCAGTAGTCAACGTATTGGTAAGTTTGAACAGGCTGATGGTGGTACACTTTTTCTTGATGAAGTTGGGGATATGAGTCCTGATGCTCAGGCAAAGGTACTTCGTGCCTTACAGGAAAACGTAATTACACGGGTGGGGGGTAGTAAGAAAATATCTGTAGATGTACGGGTGATTGCGGCAACAAATAAGGAGTTGTTGAATGAGATTGAAGAAGGTAATTTTCGTGAAGATCTCTATCATCGATTGAATGTTATTCCCATCAATGTGCCCCCCTTACGAAAACGGCGCAAAGACATTCCATTGCTGGCCAAGAACTGGCTCAACCAGCTGGCCGAAAAAGATATTATGTTTTCAGGAATTTCATTTTCGAAAGGTGCTCTTGAAGCGCTAACAAAAGAAGATTGGTCGGGCAATGTAAGAGAACTTCAAAATGCTATTGAGCGATTGGGATTGCTGGCAGATGGTACGGAAATCTCAAAAGAAAAAGTGCAAAATCTAACACTGTCGGGGCATAAAAAATCAGGCGGGATTGATGATTTAGTAGAAGAGATTAACAAGTTTAAGGATTTTAAAGAATCTGCAGAACGTTTATTTTTGTTTCGAAAATTAGAAGAACACGATTGGAATATATCACAGACGGCTAAATCTATCGGTATTCAGCGCAGCCATATGTATAACAAGATGAAGAAGTACGATATTCAAAGATAG
- the guaB gene encoding IMP dehydrogenase encodes MQNSSPFDRITRQGLTYDDVLLVPAYSETLPREVDTSVQLTDNLTLNVPVISAAMDTVSEYRLAIALAREGGIAMLHKNMSIEDQADQVRMVKRSESGMIVDPVTLGKDSTVREARGLMKKHKIGGIPIVKKDNTLIGIVTNRDLRFEHYVDKKLSTIMTTDNLVTAREGTTLEEAEKLLQEHKVEKLPIVDDEMKLVGLITFKDIEKKMNFPHACKDEMGRLRVGAAVGVTSDTMDRVEALVDSGVDAITVDTAHGHSSGVLEMIKKIRQEYSDLNLIAGNIATKSAAEALVEAGADILKVGVGPGSICTTRVVTGVGVPQLSAVMEVAEFAQDAGVGLIADGGIKQTGDIPKAIAGGADAVMMGSMFAGVDESPGETIIYESRKYKSYRGMGSLGAMEQGSKDRYFQDVEDNINKLVPEGIEGRVPYKGYLSEVVHQMTGGLRAAMGYVGAENIASLQKSEFVQISAAAYKESHPHSVQITKESPNYSVS; translated from the coding sequence ATGCAAAATTCCTCCCCTTTCGATCGAATAACTCGGCAAGGACTTACCTATGATGATGTACTCCTTGTACCCGCATACTCAGAAACACTGCCTCGTGAAGTTGACACCAGTGTACAGCTTACTGATAATTTAACATTAAATGTGCCCGTTATTAGTGCGGCAATGGATACCGTGTCAGAATATAGGTTAGCTATTGCTTTAGCTCGTGAAGGTGGTATTGCTATGCTGCACAAAAATATGTCTATTGAGGATCAGGCCGACCAGGTGCGTATGGTTAAACGTAGTGAAAGCGGCATGATTGTAGATCCTGTAACCCTTGGTAAGGACTCTACAGTTCGGGAGGCGCGTGGGCTGATGAAAAAGCACAAGATTGGCGGAATTCCCATTGTGAAAAAGGACAACACGCTTATTGGTATTGTGACCAATCGCGATCTGCGCTTTGAGCACTATGTGGATAAAAAGCTCAGCACGATTATGACAACCGATAATTTGGTTACCGCCCGAGAAGGAACCACGCTTGAGGAGGCAGAAAAGTTACTACAGGAGCATAAGGTTGAAAAGCTTCCCATTGTTGATGATGAAATGAAGCTGGTGGGGCTGATTACCTTTAAGGATATTGAAAAGAAAATGAATTTTCCTCATGCTTGTAAAGATGAGATGGGGCGCCTTCGTGTTGGAGCTGCAGTAGGAGTTACCTCTGATACGATGGATCGTGTTGAAGCACTGGTTGATTCAGGGGTTGATGCAATTACGGTAGATACCGCGCACGGTCATTCCTCTGGAGTATTGGAGATGATTAAGAAAATTCGTCAAGAATATTCGGATCTTAATCTTATTGCCGGGAACATCGCAACTAAATCTGCTGCAGAAGCCTTGGTTGAAGCCGGAGCTGATATTCTTAAAGTAGGTGTTGGTCCAGGATCAATTTGTACCACTCGAGTGGTAACCGGTGTTGGTGTTCCGCAGCTGAGTGCTGTTATGGAGGTGGCAGAGTTTGCTCAAGATGCTGGAGTTGGTCTTATTGCTGATGGAGGCATTAAGCAAACGGGAGATATCCCGAAAGCGATTGCCGGTGGAGCAGATGCTGTAATGATGGGATCAATGTTTGCCGGTGTAGATGAAAGTCCCGGTGAGACGATTATTTATGAGTCACGAAAGTACAAGTCGTATCGCGGCATGGGAAGTCTTGGGGCAATGGAGCAGGGCTCTAAGGATCGTTATTTCCAAGATGTTGAAGATAATATTAATAAACTGGTGCCGGAAGGTATTGAAGGGCGCGTTCCGTATAAGGGATATTTAAGTGAGGTTGTTCACCAAATGACCGGTGGATTACGAGCAGCAATGGGATATGTTGGCGCTGAAAACATTGCATCACTGCAGAAATCAGAGTTTGTACAGATATCTGCAGCGGCTTATAAAGAAAGCCATCCGCATTCGGTTCAAATTACTAAAGAATCCCCAAACTATTCAGTAAGCTAG
- a CDS encoding glycoside hydrolase family 97 protein: protein MKALTSLLFILVFFGACSTNPQKTVTSPNQQVELEFSLSDQGQAQYHVTYQNTTLIDTSTLGFEFRNQPSLKNGLQITKTTGKSVDKSWNPVWGEHEEISNHYRELLVELEEQEAPHRQVKIRFRLYNDGLGFRYEFPKQEALSDSLFIMNEQTEFALTNDHRAWWIPADYDSYEYNYKQSVVSKIDASVFESENDRVDRQIDNFKAVNTPVTLKTDNDIYLSFHEANLTDYAGMTLGITEDLELKSELVPWADGTKVKAKAPFHTPWRTIQIAESAGDLVESSLILNLNNPNKLEDTIWITPLKYTGVWWELHIGKTGWNYSKQADDSFGQQGATKHGANTENVKDYVDFNKQTGIKGLLVEGWNTGWEYWGTDSLGFFDFTTPYPDFDLNEVAEYARKNDVALIGHHETSGQAAHYESRLDTAFQLYQKHGIHHVKTGYAGGIIPKGEYHHGQWMVRHYRNVVKTAAKYQIGINAHEPIKATGIRRTYPNMMTREGVRGMEYNAWSDGMPPEHTTILPFTRVLGGPIDYTPGIFDITFDEFRDKEQVHSTLANQLALYIVLYSPMQMAADLPENYRTEEGDIHPMFQFIQEVPVDWSKSITPMATIGDYVVTVRKQKGTEDWYLGAVTDEQERTIKLSLDFLQGAKTYSASIYRDGKEAHWKENPTDYEIETQEVTKETILDLRLAPGGGTAISFKINN from the coding sequence ATGAAAGCGCTTACATCACTTTTATTTATTCTTGTCTTCTTTGGGGCCTGCAGTACCAATCCACAAAAAACTGTCACCTCTCCTAACCAACAGGTAGAGCTGGAGTTCTCTCTTTCCGATCAGGGCCAAGCTCAATATCATGTGACCTACCAAAACACTACGCTCATTGACACTTCGACACTGGGATTCGAATTTAGAAACCAACCAAGCCTTAAAAATGGACTCCAGATCACCAAGACAACAGGTAAGTCGGTTGATAAAAGCTGGAACCCGGTATGGGGTGAGCACGAAGAAATCTCTAATCATTACCGGGAACTTCTGGTAGAGTTAGAAGAACAGGAGGCCCCGCATCGCCAAGTCAAAATTCGATTCAGATTATATAATGACGGCCTAGGTTTTAGGTATGAATTTCCTAAACAAGAAGCACTTTCTGACAGCCTGTTCATTATGAATGAGCAAACTGAATTTGCTCTCACCAACGATCATAGGGCGTGGTGGATCCCGGCTGATTATGACAGCTATGAATATAACTACAAACAAAGTGTAGTAAGCAAAATCGATGCTTCTGTATTTGAGAGTGAAAATGATCGGGTAGATCGCCAAATAGATAATTTTAAAGCAGTAAATACCCCTGTTACCTTAAAAACAGATAATGATATTTACCTGAGTTTTCACGAGGCTAATCTCACTGACTATGCCGGTATGACCTTGGGGATTACAGAAGATCTAGAACTGAAAAGTGAATTGGTACCTTGGGCAGATGGCACCAAAGTTAAAGCCAAGGCACCCTTTCATACCCCCTGGCGAACAATTCAAATTGCAGAATCAGCCGGAGATTTAGTAGAATCGTCACTCATCCTCAATTTGAATAATCCCAATAAACTGGAAGATACAATTTGGATTACCCCTTTGAAGTATACCGGCGTTTGGTGGGAACTGCATATCGGAAAAACAGGATGGAATTATAGCAAACAGGCTGATGACTCGTTTGGTCAGCAAGGAGCCACAAAACACGGTGCCAACACAGAAAATGTCAAAGACTATGTTGACTTTAACAAACAAACTGGAATAAAGGGACTCTTAGTTGAGGGCTGGAATACCGGCTGGGAATATTGGGGAACCGACTCGCTGGGATTCTTCGATTTTACCACTCCCTATCCCGATTTTGATCTTAATGAAGTGGCTGAGTATGCTCGCAAAAATGATGTAGCCCTCATTGGCCATCATGAAACATCGGGGCAGGCTGCCCATTATGAAAGCCGTTTGGATACTGCATTTCAATTATATCAAAAACATGGTATTCATCATGTCAAAACAGGCTACGCGGGAGGCATTATCCCAAAAGGTGAATACCATCACGGCCAATGGATGGTGAGACATTATCGTAATGTCGTCAAAACTGCTGCCAAATATCAAATTGGTATTAATGCCCATGAACCCATTAAAGCTACAGGCATTCGCAGGACCTATCCCAATATGATGACCCGTGAGGGCGTGCGAGGTATGGAGTATAATGCCTGGAGTGACGGTATGCCCCCGGAGCATACTACTATCCTTCCCTTTACCCGCGTGTTAGGAGGTCCTATAGACTACACTCCCGGTATTTTTGACATTACATTTGATGAATTCAGAGATAAGGAACAGGTCCACTCTACTCTGGCAAATCAGCTAGCCCTCTACATTGTATTGTACAGTCCCATGCAGATGGCAGCGGATCTTCCGGAAAATTATAGAACTGAAGAAGGAGATATTCACCCGATGTTTCAGTTCATCCAAGAAGTACCTGTTGACTGGTCAAAATCTATCACTCCCATGGCAACCATTGGGGACTACGTGGTAACGGTACGAAAACAAAAAGGAACTGAGGATTGGTACCTAGGAGCAGTTACAGATGAACAAGAACGTACAATAAAGCTATCTCTGGACTTTTTGCAGGGTGCTAAAACATACAGTGCTTCAATCTACCGTGATGGGAAAGAAGCTCATTGGAAAGAAAATCCCACAGACTATGAAATTGAAACACAGGAAGTCACCAAAGAGACCATCCTAGATCTCAGGCTTGCACCCGGTGGAGGTACAGCGATCTCCTTTAAAATAAATAATTAA